AATTTCCAAGAAAGATTGATCGCGTTTGCGGCAGTAGAGGGGATTTTCTTCTCAGGTAGTTTCTGTTCAATTTTCTGGTTGAAGAAAAGAGGGTTAATGCCTGGACTGACATTCTCAAACGAGTTGATCAATAGAGATGAAGGATTGCATTGCGATTTCGCTGTGCATTTGCATAATAATCATGTTGCCAACAAGGTTCCTGAACAGACTATCGTTAAGATCATCACTGATGCTGTTGCGATCGAAAAAGAGTTTGTGTCTGATGCCCTTCCTGTAAGCTTGATTGGTATGAACGCAGACCTTATGTGTCAATATATCGAATTTGTTGCTGACAGATTGTTGTTCGAATTGGGTTGCCCTAAAGTATTTGGAGCTACGAATCCATTCGACTTTATGGATATGATTTCCTTGCAAGGAAAGACAAACTTCTTCGAAAAGAGAGTTGCTGAATACCAAAAAGCTGGTGTTCTGAAAAGCGATGATGCGGCTGATACTCCTCGTTTCTCTCTTGATGAGGATTTTTAGAAAATAATGACATAATGCCGATCATGGTATTGGCTAAGATATATACCAAACTTTAAAAATTCCGCGGATGCGAAATTCGTGGATTTTTTGATAACTAGTTTTATTCCTATAATTTTCATATAGCTCTAATTAATGTTTGTAGTTAAAAGAGACGGCAGACGCGAGTCTGTTAAATTTGATAAGGTGACTGCCCGCATAGAAAAACTATGCTATGGCTTGAACACTGATTTTGTGGATCCTTTGGATGTTGCTAAAAAAGTGATTACAGGGATTTACGATGGTGTTACAACTATCGAATTGGATAATTTGGCGGCTGAAACAGCAGCGTCAATGACGACGATACATCCTGATTTTGCTAAATTGGCGGCTCGTATAGCAGTGTCAAACCTTCATAAGGTGACCAGCAAGTCATTTTCAAATACAATGAAAAGGCTTTACACTTATGTGGATCCTAAAACAGGTGAAAACGCGCCATTGATATCAAAGGAAACGTATAAAGTAGTGAAAGAAAATGCAGCTACTTTGGATTCCAGTATTATCTATGATCGTGATTTTAGCTATGATTACTTTGGGTTCAAAACATTGGAAAGATCTTACTTGCTGAAACTTGATGGCAAAGTAGTCGAAAGACCTCAACATATGTTGATGAGGGTCGCTGTGGGAATTCACGGTGAGGATATTGAGTCTGCGGTAGAGACATATAATTTGCTCTCTGAGAAATGGTTCACGCATGCTACGCCTACTCTCTTCAATGCAGGTACTCCAAAACCGCAGTTAAGCAGTTGTTTTCTATTGACAATGAAGGATGACAGCATCGATGGTATTTATGATACGTTGAAGCAGTGCGCTAAAATATCCCAGTCAGCAGGTGGAATTGGTTTGAGCATACATAATGTGAGAGCTAAAGGTTCGTATATCAAGGGTACAAATGGAGTCTCGAATGGTATTGTGCCGATGTTGAGAAATTTTGACATGACAGCTCGTTATGTTGATCAAGGTGGAGGAAAGAGAAAAGGAAGCTTCGCTATGTATCTAGAGCCTTGGCATGCGGATGTGTTCGAATTTCTTGACCTGAAAAAGAATCATGGTAAGGAAGAGTTAAGAGCTAGGGATTTATTCTACGCACTATGGATTCCAGACTTGTTCATGAAAAGGGTGCAGGACAACGAAGAGTGGTCTTTGTTCTGTCCTAATGAAACGAAAAACCTTTGCGATGTTCATGGCGAAGAGTTTGAAAAACTTTACGAAAAGTACGAAAGAGAAGGCAGAGCTAGAAAAGTAGTGAAAGCTCAAGACCTTTGGTTTAAAATATTAGAGTCGCAGATTGAAACAGGCACGCCTTATATGCTTTATAAGGACCATGCCAATAGCAAGTCCAACCAGCAAAATCTAGGAACAATCAGGTCATCGAACCTTTGTTGCGAGATCATTGAATATACTGCCCCTGATGAAGTTGCGGTTTGTAACTTGGCTTCATTGGCATTGCCTAAGTTTGTTGACGAGAATGGCAGGTTTGATCACCAAAAGCTTTATGAGGTTACTAAAGTTGTTACTCGCAACTTGAATAAGATTATTGATGTCAATTATTACCCTGTTGCGGAGGCTGAAAAGTCGAATAAAAGACATCGTCCGATTGGTTTGGGAGTGCAAGGTTTGGCGGATGTGTTCATCATGTTGAGAATGCCTTTTGACTCGCCTGAAGCTAAGCAACTGAATAAAGAGATATTTGAGACGATGTACTTTGGAGCGATGACTGCTTCCAAGGAATTGGCTCAAGAGCAGGGCACATACGAAACTTATGAGGGCTCGCCTACGTCGAAAGGAATTTTCCAGTTTGACATGTGGGGGGTAACGCCTGATTCGGGAAGATGGAATTGGGATGAGTTGAAAAGCGAAGTTATTAAGCATGGAGTTAGAAATTCATTATTGGTTGCGCCAATGCCGACAGCTTCGACTTCGCAAATATTAGGAAACAATGAGTGCTTTGAGCCTTACACATCCAATATTTATACAAGAAGAACTCTAAGCGGCGAGTTTATCGTTGTGAATAAGCATTTGCTGAAAGACTTGATAGAAGCCGGAGTTTGGAATGAGCAAATGAGGCATAAGTTGTTGGAAGCAAATGGCTCTATACAACACATTTCGGGTATTCCTGAAAACTTGAAGGAAATCTACAGAACTGTTTGGGAGATTTCTCAGAAGAGTATTTTGGAAATGGCCGCGGATAGAGGGGCTTATATTTGCCAAAGTCAGAGCCTTAATGTTCATATGAAAGACCCTAATTTTGGGAAACTAACTTCGATGCACTTTTATGCATGGAAAGCAGGTTTGAAGACAGGAATGTACTACTTGAGAACAAAAGCAGCTGCTGACGCTATCAAATTCACAGTGGATAAAGCGGCTGTAAACGATAAAATACCAACAAATACTGAGGAGCAAAATCAAGCGGATATGGCTTGCTCTTTGGACAATCCGGATGATTGCATCGCATGCAGCGGATAATTAGTTAATTCAGTAAGATTAGTTTAAGCCTTGCGTTAATCGCAAGGCTTTTTTTGTTTATATGAATTTCCGAATACTCATGATTAGTCCATAATGTATTCCTTCGTGATAATTATTAAAAGAGATTGCATCATCCAATGACCCTAAGTGGAATCCAGTTCGGGTAGTTTTAGATTTGAAATTCTTGAAAATATTAGAACCTAGGTCTTTTTCAGTGATTTCCATGGTTTCTGTGAGTTTGAACTTGATGAGTGCTATGTCTTTAGCATTGAGTTCCGACTCAGGTTTTGTTCCTGATTTGAACAAGTTGAAAAGTTCGTTGGATATATGCATTGGAAGGTTTGAAGTACTGTAGATTAAAGCTTGCTGAGAGACTAAAGCATGTCCGACATTCCATATGATATTGTTGTTGAATCCTTTTGGTGTATGATTCAGTTCTTTGACTGTGAGATCCTCAAGGTTATTAATAAGGTTCTTCCTGTTTGTTTTCCAAATTTTTATGTTGGCGTTTTGCATTGTTGAGATGTTTAATGATTGAGATTATTTTTAAATCCAGTATTTGGGGTATTTTCGGACCTTATCCATGTTGTTGAATAGGCATGCGATTGCTGTTATTATTATCGCTCCGGAGAAGACAGGGTTTATTATGAATTCCCATGTGCAACCTCCCATAATGACAAGCAATGGATCCGCTCCCGCGGGCGGGTGGGTTGTTCCGCTTAATTGCATAATAGCGATAGCCGCTCCAACTCCAATAGCCAATGAATACCATTCGTTCCCAAAGAGATATAAGCAAATCAAGCCAATAAGTGTGGATATTAAGTGTCCGCCAATAATATTGCGGGGTTGAGCTAAAGGACTGTCAGGTACTCCAAAAGCAAGAACGCAAGTTGCGCCAAATGGAGCCATGATGAGAGGAATGTTTGAGTTGGCAGTTATGAAAGCCACTGTTGCTATGGCTATGAATCCTCCGATGCCGGAGAATAGGGATATGTTGAAACTTAATGGATTTGGGCTCTTTTCTGTAGTGACGAATTTTGCTAAGTAATTTTTCATATCGACTATTATGGTTAAGATAGTTGCCTAATTTATATTGAAGTTATATAAATAAATTTAAAAACAGAACGTTCTGTTCGTTTTTATTATTCTTTAAAAAGTTATTTATTTTTTAAAGGACATTCAGTATAAAACAAAAAAAGGTCGTGATTAGCTATCACGACCTTTTGATTAAGAAAGGGGTAAACCCTATTAATTATTTTTTGTGTTTCTTCTTCTTTTTCTTTTTACCGTTTTTTGATTCTTTTTCATGCGAATCGGCAGTGACTAATGTCATCTCATCTATCAAATAACCAGCTCCGGCAAATTTGTCTATTATGAATAGCGTGTATCTGATGTCAACACTAATCGTTCTTTGCAACTCAGGTTCGAATGCGATGTCTCCGCTCATTGCTTCCCAGTTGCCGTCAAATGCAGTTCCTATTAGTTCGCCATCTCCATTGATAACAGGAGAGCCTGAATTGCCACCTGTAATGTCATTATTGCTTAGAAAGGCGATTGGCATAGTGCCGTTTTTATCCGCATAAATGCCGTAATCTTTTTTCTCGTAAAGCTCTTTAAGTTTAGGAGGAACGACAAATTCAGGGTTTGAAGCGTCTTCTTTTTCGATGACACCTTTCAGTGTCGTGATATAATCGTAATGAATAGCGTCAGCAGGGTCATATGAACCTACTGTTCCGTAAGTGAATCTCATCGTTGAGTTGGCATTGGAGTAGAAATCTTTTTCAGGATTCATTTCCATAAGACCTTTCAAAAATACTCTATTGCTTTTTTCAAGCGTTGCTGTAGTCATTTGGTATGACGGAGCAAGTTTCATTACTGTACTTAATAATTCTTCAAAAACAATAAAAGCGGGGTCTCCCGAAATGACGCCTTTTTCAGGATTGTCCAAGAACTTTTGAAGTTTTTCTTCCGAGCAGAATATTGAGTTGGCATATATTTCTTTGCCAAGTTTCTCAAAATCTTTTCTGTTTTTCTTTTCAGGCCATTCTTCTTTTACGGCAACAAAGAAATCAGGTGTGTACTCAGGTTTTACACGCCTGCTATATAATTCCGCAAGGTTTACAAATGCAGCCTCATCGGTTTTAGCATCATAATTTTTGAAGTACTCCATTGCTTCCACTTTAAGCTCTTTGCAAACCGCAGCTATAGCTTGATTGTCAATAGAGTCTTTGTTGAGCATGTCATTGAGCCCTTTGTATTGAGACGCATTGCCAACAATGCCCATAAGCCTAGGCATGAATCTAGCGAAAGAAAAAGGAACTTGATATTTTCTGAGGGTGTCGTAAGCAACTTTGATGTCTTCAAGTGTTTGCCCGTACTCTGCTTCTCTGGAAGGTTTGGCATTGTACCAGTTTCTGAAATCTTTTTCCAGATGTTCTTTCTTTTGATGCACGTTCAGTCTTTTGAGGCCTTTTGTTTGTCCGATCAAGTATTTCCAGTAATTGCTTAAGCTGGCGTATTTTGAAGCATATTTGATTCGAACTTCAGGGTCCGCATTCATATGTTTTTTCCATGTTTCCAACTCCGTCTGAAGGATTTCAATCATGGTTTTATTCGAAACGTCAAGAGCAAGCTGAATGCCGTAAGAACTTAAATATCTGTCAGTGCTTCCGGGAAAGCCCATGATCATGGCGAAATCCCCTTCATGCACACCTTTCAATGAAATTGGCAGGTGATGTTTAGGCTTAAGCGGAATATTGTCCGGAGAGTATTCTGCAGGCTTCCCGTCCGGGCTCATATACACTCTGAATAATGAAAAGTCTCCCGTATGTCTAGGCCATTGCCAATTGTCGGTGTCGCCTCCGAATTTGCCTATGGATGAAGGGGGGGCGCCCACAAGTCTAACATCATTGTATGTCTCGTATACAAAAAGGTAGTATTCATTTCCCTCAAGAAAAGGCTTAACTTGAGCGTCATAATGAGTTCCTTCGGTAGCTTCGTCCGTAAGCTTTTTCATTTCTTCTGAAATTATGCCAGCTCGCTCGTCTTCAGACATTTGATTGTTGACTTTGTCAAGAATCTTATGAGTAACATTTTCCATACGAACTAAAAATCTGGCATACAAACCTTCATTTGGAAGTTCATCGCTTTTGGATTTTGCCCAAAAACCATCAGTCAGGTAATCATGTTCCACCGAACTGTGATGCTGGATAGAACCAAAAGCGCAATGGTGGTTTGTCAGCATAAGGCCTTCTTCGGAAATAATTTCTCCTGTGCAGAAACCTCCCAATGATACAATCGCGTCTTTGAGGCTTGAGTGATTTACGCTATAAATTTCTTCTGGAGATAATTTAAGCCCTAGCTTTTTTAAGTCTTTATTATACAGCCTTTCCACATGTATAGGAAGCCACATTCCTTCATCAGCGAATGAAGAGAAGCTAACCATAGCAAGCATGAAAAGCGTTAGTATTTTTTTGATCATTATAATTTGGTTAAATGATTAATTAAGTTTTCAACAATTTAAGTTATTTGAAAAAGAAATGTTTTGATGATGTGATAAGTGGAAATAAAAATGCTTAAATGGACGTTTTTTTTACTTAAAAACTGGCTTTGACATTAAGACTCCAGTTAAATTCGGACAGAGAGTTGTAAGTGACAGCTGTTCCTATGACGATATCATACCAAGTAACAAAGTCTACTCCAACTCCTCCGCTGTAGAGAATTTTGTCGTTAAGGTCGCTTTTTTCTCCTTCGAAAGCTTGAACATAACCAACATCAAAAATTATTTTGAAATATAAATCAAAGAAAAAGTCTTCAAATTCATATAAGTCAACATAGTCTTGTTGGAACGATTTGCTTAACAAGAGCCAACGAAAGTCGTTTTTCAAGAGAGCTTGTGTTGGTCCCTGGACTACATATTTTTCAAAGCCTCTCATGATGAGTGGATTGAAACCAATTCCCTTTCTTAAGTAATAAGGTTGGTCATGCTGGAATGTGTAATAGCCTCCGAGCTCGAAGCTGTAAGAGTATGATTGATTGATTTTGAAATACTTTTTTAATTGTCCTGATATTTCTGTCTGGCTCAATTCATTGAAAATGCCTATTCCAGATTGCGAAGCGGAGAGCAATAGAAAATATCCTGATATTGGATAGTACCGGATGTCTCTTTTATCTTTTTGAAAGTTGTAGTTGATGCCAAAATATTTCATCTGCCGATTATTACCGCTTAAGAAATTAGGGTTCAATGAAATGATAGTGTCTTGAACTTGGACATGCTCTCCAAATATATAAACCCCGTGCTTTGTGTCGAGATCCTTTCTAAGATTCAATCCAACGCTGGCTTTGAATGATTGAAGCAGCCTTCTGTTTTCTCCCTCGATGAATACTTGTCTTCTGTCAACAGTTTGATAGGCTATATTTCTTCGATTTTGATATTCAATATCTGTATCCAAGCTTAGATTTCCTTTTTTATTAAGGTATGGTTTGTAATAGCTAAGCTTGTAGCGATGTGTAAAGCCAAATTGGAGGATCAAGTTTACTTTTTCGTTATAACCTCTAAAATTTTGATGTCTAAGATTCAGCCCGAAATTTACACGTTGAAAACTCGCTCCTTGATTTTCAATCCAGTCGTTGAAGTTTCTATCACCCAGCGAAAAGATAGGCAAGGGATAAATATACCACCTTTCTTTTACTCGAATGATTAAATCCGAGACACCCGGACTCAAAGGATCTTCCATGATACTTGCGGATTGGAATAGTTGGGTATTGATAAGCCTTTTACTTGCCGTCTCCAAGCTTTTTTCCATGGCGCTGTTGGGTATCTTTTGACCTTTCTTTATCCCTAGTTCATTAAGAATGACTTGGGGTTTGGTTTTTCTATTGCCAAGTATGATGATTTGGTCAATAGTTGTCGAGTCTTCAAGGCTTTGTCCATGAGAATAGAAAGTAATGCAAAGGCAAAGAAAAGAGAAGAAGAGTATCGAGTATTTCATAGAAATAAAAAAGAGAAAGCACCGCCTTCTCTCTTAATTTTAAACTTTCGAAAATGTTATTTTTTAGCTCTGAATATAAAGATCAGTCCAGCAATAACTAGCGGAATACTTAGCCATTGTCCCATATTAAGAGGAATATCAGCCTCGAAATCCACTTGGTTTTCCTTATAGAATTCATAAACGAATCTTAGTCCGAATATGATGATTAGGAAAATTCCCAACAGCAATCCTCTTGGAGTATCTTGTTTCTTTTTGATCCAAATAGCCAAAAGAATGATAAACATGACAATACACGAAAGCGCTTCAAAAAGCTGAGCAGGGTACCTTGGTATTCCTATGACATCAGCGGTAAGCGTCGTGATATTTCTTTGGGTTGAAAGTTTGAAGTTTAACGTGGAATCCTTAGGGATATAGACATGCTCTGTTACGTATTTCGAGTTTTTGAGATAGTTGCTTAATGGACCAAGCGCGTAGGCTTTTATACTGCTTTCATCAATGATTCCTTTTTTGAAAACAATTTCTAGCGTCATTGGAACGCCATTTTCAACGTTTTCGCCCGAGCTTACTTTTTGTCTTTCAAAGGAGATCTTCTCAATGCTTTTATTGCCATATTCAAATGCTTCGACCGCATCTCTGGCGAAAACAACACCAGAGTCCGTATGCGTTGGTTTTCCGATGATCTCAGAATTGACGAAATTGCCGGTTCTAATAAGTGCTCCACCGAGCGCGACACAGATTACAACTCTGTCGATTACCCAAAGAAAAGATAAATCTTTTCGATGATGCTTTTCAAGCCTAATGCCAATTTTTCCAAGTCTGACATTGTATTTCGAGTATAGCCAAATACCAAAAATGATTGCTATTGCAGCTCCATGGCTGGCTAGCCCTCCTTCCCAAATTTTCAGAATATCAATCGGGTTAGCAAGATATTTGTCAGGCTCGTAAAAAAGAACATGCCCTAGTCTTGCCCCGATCACAGTGGATACTAAAACATATATTGTAAGTCTTTCGGCGTCTTTTTCAGTTTTTCCCTCAGTGAGGTAAATTTTATTGATGATGTATTGCCCTATGATGAAGCCTGAAGCGAAGAGTAGGCCGTACCATCTTACGTTGATTCCTGAGTTGGGGAAAATCTCAGGAGAAGGATACCACAAAATGTAGTTGAGTATATCGATCATGGCGATTAATAGAAAAAATCTTTTGTTAAAACCGCCTAAAGATAGTCATATACTTTTAAAACTTACCAAGTCTAGGCTGAATTTAATAGACTCAGTTTTGTCAATGAATGGAGTGATATGAAGAGCTTGTGTCTCTTACATAGCTCTTCACAGGATATTTTATTATTATTTGAAGCTATTCTCCTCCATGATGTTTGGCAGGAATGTTTCCTAAGTCGTATAATTGAATAGCGTTGAAATCCAGATAGCTTGTGTCTTGAGTTTGATTATCGCTGACAAATTTTACGTTTCCTTGATAAAGGTCTCCTTCTTTGTTGGTTAAGTGTGTGGAGATACTATAGGTGGAGGTTTTCACTGAATCAGCGGATCTGTAAATGAATTGATGAAGCCTCTTGTACACAGAAGTTTCGTCATCGAATTTTAAAACTATGACATCCTCAAAATCATGATTGAGCTGGTTTACATCAAACTGGCTGGCAGGGATGAGATAAATGCTTCTTTGATTATCTCGGAGTATGAAAATATTGTCAGTAACCCATTTGTCGTCTTGATGACTGTTGTATTCTGCAAGAATACCGCTAACGAACTTTATCGGGCCTGATTGGCTTTTGAGATTGAAAGGTGTTTCAGCGATAGCTTCTATATCATTGGTGGCAGGAAATGGGGTTTCATCCACTTTTTCCTTTTTGCTTTTATTTGATTGGCAAGCGTTTGCCATTAGAAGAATTAATATAGCGAAAAGGTATAATTTGTTTTTTTTCATAATTCAGAGGTATAGTTCAGTTTGATAACTTTTTGAAGGAATTAATGTTCATTGATGCTGTTGCAACAAATTTTATGTGGAATGGTTGAATCAAGACATCTGAATTTCTTGTTATGCCTGCTCTGATACTCTTTATTATTCTGTTAGCTTTTTTGTTTAAAAACTTGAGACGAAAAATAAGAATAGCAAATGCTTTTGTAGCTAAGTATTTATGTTCTACTTTTTACATTACTCATAGGCCTTTGGATGAGGTTTTTAGAATGGATTTGAACAATAGTTTTTTGAAACATTGCGAAGCTAGTTATGACCCAAGTGAAAGAAGTGTTGAGGTGTCTATGAAAGGATATCTGAAAAGAAAAGCTTATTTTGACGATGTGCATGGAGGAATAATGGATCGTCCTGCAGTTAAATCAAAGAAATCCCACGTTGAAGTCTCAAAGGCTAGCCAGAGCTCTTTTGTCCTTAATGAAGGAATAAATAAGAGTTATAGTAAATTGGATGTATTGCTGGGACAAGAGTTCAGTAAGTATTGGAGAAATACGAGAGCGCTCTTAGTGTTGAAAGGCTCAGAAATCGTCTATGAAGGTTATTCCAGTCGGTTTGATCAAACATCAATTTTTCCGGGGTGGTCAATGACAAAATCGTTGTTTGGTTTTTTGTATGGGATGTGGCATGATCAGAAAGTTTTTCAC
The Aureibacter tunicatorum DNA segment above includes these coding regions:
- a CDS encoding S46 family peptidase translates to MIKKILTLFMLAMVSFSSFADEGMWLPIHVERLYNKDLKKLGLKLSPEEIYSVNHSSLKDAIVSLGGFCTGEIISEEGLMLTNHHCAFGSIQHHSSVEHDYLTDGFWAKSKSDELPNEGLYARFLVRMENVTHKILDKVNNQMSEDERAGIISEEMKKLTDEATEGTHYDAQVKPFLEGNEYYLFVYETYNDVRLVGAPPSSIGKFGGDTDNWQWPRHTGDFSLFRVYMSPDGKPAEYSPDNIPLKPKHHLPISLKGVHEGDFAMIMGFPGSTDRYLSSYGIQLALDVSNKTMIEILQTELETWKKHMNADPEVRIKYASKYASLSNYWKYLIGQTKGLKRLNVHQKKEHLEKDFRNWYNAKPSREAEYGQTLEDIKVAYDTLRKYQVPFSFARFMPRLMGIVGNASQYKGLNDMLNKDSIDNQAIAAVCKELKVEAMEYFKNYDAKTDEAAFVNLAELYSRRVKPEYTPDFFVAVKEEWPEKKNRKDFEKLGKEIYANSIFCSEEKLQKFLDNPEKGVISGDPAFIVFEELLSTVMKLAPSYQMTTATLEKSNRVFLKGLMEMNPEKDFYSNANSTMRFTYGTVGSYDPADAIHYDYITTLKGVIEKEDASNPEFVVPPKLKELYEKKDYGIYADKNGTMPIAFLSNNDITGGNSGSPVINGDGELIGTAFDGNWEAMSGDIAFEPELQRTISVDIRYTLFIIDKFAGAGYLIDEMTLVTADSHEKESKNGKKKKKKKHKK
- a CDS encoding ribonucleotide-diphosphate reductase subunit beta, whose product is MSTENQIINEPILQENKDRFVLFPIQHDDIWEFYKKAEASFWTAEEIDLSQDLDDWEKLNDGERHFISHILAFFAASDGIVNENLAEHFVAEVQYTEAKFFYGFQIAMENIHSETYSLLIDTYVKDPKQQDYLFNAVETIECVKKKAEWALTWIDNGNFQERLIAFAAVEGIFFSGSFCSIFWLKKRGLMPGLTFSNELINRDEGLHCDFAVHLHNNHVANKVPEQTIVKIITDAVAIEKEFVSDALPVSLIGMNADLMCQYIEFVADRLLFELGCPKVFGATNPFDFMDMISLQGKTNFFEKRVAEYQKAGVLKSDDAADTPRFSLDEDF
- a CDS encoding DinB family protein; this translates as MQNANIKIWKTNRKNLINNLEDLTVKELNHTPKGFNNNIIWNVGHALVSQQALIYSTSNLPMHISNELFNLFKSGTKPESELNAKDIALIKFKLTETMEITEKDLGSNIFKNFKSKTTRTGFHLGSLDDAISFNNYHEGIHYGLIMSIRKFI
- a CDS encoding ribonucleoside-diphosphate reductase subunit alpha — translated: MFVVKRDGRRESVKFDKVTARIEKLCYGLNTDFVDPLDVAKKVITGIYDGVTTIELDNLAAETAASMTTIHPDFAKLAARIAVSNLHKVTSKSFSNTMKRLYTYVDPKTGENAPLISKETYKVVKENAATLDSSIIYDRDFSYDYFGFKTLERSYLLKLDGKVVERPQHMLMRVAVGIHGEDIESAVETYNLLSEKWFTHATPTLFNAGTPKPQLSSCFLLTMKDDSIDGIYDTLKQCAKISQSAGGIGLSIHNVRAKGSYIKGTNGVSNGIVPMLRNFDMTARYVDQGGGKRKGSFAMYLEPWHADVFEFLDLKKNHGKEELRARDLFYALWIPDLFMKRVQDNEEWSLFCPNETKNLCDVHGEEFEKLYEKYEREGRARKVVKAQDLWFKILESQIETGTPYMLYKDHANSKSNQQNLGTIRSSNLCCEIIEYTAPDEVAVCNLASLALPKFVDENGRFDHQKLYEVTKVVTRNLNKIIDVNYYPVAEAEKSNKRHRPIGLGVQGLADVFIMLRMPFDSPEAKQLNKEIFETMYFGAMTASKELAQEQGTYETYEGSPTSKGIFQFDMWGVTPDSGRWNWDELKSEVIKHGVRNSLLVAPMPTASTSQILGNNECFEPYTSNIYTRRTLSGEFIVVNKHLLKDLIEAGVWNEQMRHKLLEANGSIQHISGIPENLKEIYRTVWEISQKSILEMAADRGAYICQSQSLNVHMKDPNFGKLTSMHFYAWKAGLKTGMYYLRTKAAADAIKFTVDKAAVNDKIPTNTEEQNQADMACSLDNPDDCIACSG
- a CDS encoding BamA/TamA family outer membrane protein — its product is MKYSILFFSFLCLCITFYSHGQSLEDSTTIDQIIILGNRKTKPQVILNELGIKKGQKIPNSAMEKSLETASKRLINTQLFQSASIMEDPLSPGVSDLIIRVKERWYIYPLPIFSLGDRNFNDWIENQGASFQRVNFGLNLRHQNFRGYNEKVNLILQFGFTHRYKLSYYKPYLNKKGNLSLDTDIEYQNRRNIAYQTVDRRQVFIEGENRRLLQSFKASVGLNLRKDLDTKHGVYIFGEHVQVQDTIISLNPNFLSGNNRQMKYFGINYNFQKDKRDIRYYPISGYFLLLSASQSGIGIFNELSQTEISGQLKKYFKINQSYSYSFELGGYYTFQHDQPYYLRKGIGFNPLIMRGFEKYVVQGPTQALLKNDFRWLLLSKSFQQDYVDLYEFEDFFFDLYFKIIFDVGYVQAFEGEKSDLNDKILYSGGVGVDFVTWYDIVIGTAVTYNSLSEFNWSLNVKASF
- a CDS encoding HPP family protein, whose translation is MKNYLAKFVTTEKSPNPLSFNISLFSGIGGFIAIATVAFITANSNIPLIMAPFGATCVLAFGVPDSPLAQPRNIIGGHLISTLIGLICLYLFGNEWYSLAIGVGAAIAIMQLSGTTHPPAGADPLLVIMGGCTWEFIINPVFSGAIIITAIACLFNNMDKVRKYPKYWI
- a CDS encoding prolipoprotein diacylglyceryl transferase, with the translated sequence MIDILNYILWYPSPEIFPNSGINVRWYGLLFASGFIIGQYIINKIYLTEGKTEKDAERLTIYVLVSTVIGARLGHVLFYEPDKYLANPIDILKIWEGGLASHGAAIAIIFGIWLYSKYNVRLGKIGIRLEKHHRKDLSFLWVIDRVVICVALGGALIRTGNFVNSEIIGKPTHTDSGVVFARDAVEAFEYGNKSIEKISFERQKVSSGENVENGVPMTLEIVFKKGIIDESSIKAYALGPLSNYLKNSKYVTEHVYIPKDSTLNFKLSTQRNITTLTADVIGIPRYPAQLFEALSCIVMFIILLAIWIKKKQDTPRGLLLGIFLIIIFGLRFVYEFYKENQVDFEADIPLNMGQWLSIPLVIAGLIFIFRAKK